One window from the genome of Magnolia sinica isolate HGM2019 chromosome 4, MsV1, whole genome shotgun sequence encodes:
- the LOC131242101 gene encoding 7-deoxyloganetin glucosyltransferase-like yields the protein MDSSVAHKPHAICIPYPAQGHINAMIQLSKLLHSRGFHITFVHSQFIYSHLLSSKGLDTLNTSPSFRFETIPDGLPASNDRHDIYALTDSLRKKCVEPFRELVTKLNSSLNTPPVTCIVADGIMTFTLQVAEEVGVPEVLFWPMSASGFMGFFQYRELIQRGLVPMKDESFLTNGYLDTRIDWIPGMRDIRLKDIPSYIRTTDPNDIMLTFADNEVQNSRKASAVILHTFDDLEPETLHAIKSFLPRLYTLGPLPLLCRQIVENGLNRFQSSLWKEETGCLEWLDKQKTASIVYVNFGSLAVVTDEQLREFAWGLANSKHPFLWIVRPDVVIGNQAALPEEFMAEIEGRAILGCWCPQEQVLSHPSIGAFLTHCGWNSMMESICGGVPMICWPVFADQQTNCRYACKEWGIGMEIGDAVNREEIEGIVKEMMAGEKGKEMRNKVMEWKQSAENAAQVGGSSYTSLDALIDQVLRRTDG from the exons ATGGATTCTTCAGTAGCCCACAAGCCTCATGCCATATGCATTCCCTACCCAGCACAAGGCCACATCAACGCCATGATACAACTATCCAAGCTCCTACATTCAAGAGGCTTCCATATCACCTTTGTCCACTCCCAGTTCATTTACAGCCATCTGTTGAGTTCCAAAGGCCTGGACACTCTCAATACCTCTCCCAGTTTCAGGTTTGAGACCATACCAGACGGTTTGCCGGCATCAAATGATAGGCATGACATATATGCCCTCACCGATTCACTCCGAAAGAAGTGTGTTGAGCCGTTCCGTGAGCTTGTAACAAAACTCAATAGCTCCTTGAACACACCCCCTGTAACTTGCATTGTTGCGGATGGCATTATGACCTTCACCCTGCAGGTTGCTGAAGAGGTGGGTGTCCCTGAAGTGCTGTTCTGGCCTATGTCCGCCAGTGGCTTCATGGGTTTCTTTCAGTACCGCGAGCTAATCCAAAGAGGTCTCGTGCCTATGAAAG ATGAGAGCTTCCTGACAAACGGATACCTTGATACCCGCATCGACTGGATACCCGGCATGAGAGATATCCGTCTCAAGGATATCCCTTCCTACATTAGGACAACGGACCCCAACGACATCATGCTCACATTTGCAGACAACGAAGTGCAGAACAGTCGCAAGGCTTCCGCAGTTATCCTCCATACCTTCGACGACTTAGAACCCGAGACTCTACATGCCATCAAATCCTTCCTCCCCAGACTCTATACCCTCGGCCCATTACCATTGCTTTGCCGCCAGATAGTCGAAAACGGGCTTAATCGGTTCCAATCCAGCCTATGGAaagaagaaacaggatgcttggAATGGTTGGATAAGCAAAAGACCGCTTCCATCGTCTATGTGAATTTCGGGAGCTTAGCAGTCGTAACGGACGAACAGTTGAGGGAGTTCGCATGGGGGCTCGCGAATAGCAAGCATCCCTTCTTATGGATCGTCCGTCCCGATGTTGTGATTGGCAACCAAGCAGCTTTGCCGGAAGAGTTCATGGCAGAGATTGAAGGCAGGGCAATTCTGGGTTGCTGGTGCCCGCAAGAACAAGTCCTTTCCCACCCGTCAATTGGAGCCTTCCTAACACATTGCGGTTGGAATTCGATGATGGAGAGCATATGCGGCGGAGTGCCGATGATCTGCTGGCCTGTTTTCGCTGACCAGCAAACGAACTGCCGGTATGCCTGTAAGGAATGGGGGATTGGGATGGAGATCGGTGACGCCGTAAATAGAGAAGAAATAGAGGGTATTGTGAAGGAAATGATGGCAggagagaaagggaaagaaatgCGAAATAAAGTCATGGAATGGAAACAGAGTGCTGAAAATGCTGCTCAAGTGGGAGGATCTTCATACACTAGCCTCGATGCACTGATTGACCAAGTCCTTCGACGGACAGACGGGTGA
- the LOC131241976 gene encoding 7-deoxyloganetin glucosyltransferase-like, with product MDSSAAHKPHAICIPYPAQGHINAMIQLSKLLHSRGFHITFVHSQFIHSHLLSSKGLDTLNTSPSFRFETIPDGLPASDDRHDIYALTDSLRKKCVEPFRELVTELNSSLDTPPVTCIVADGTMTFTLQVAEEVGVPEVLFWPMSASGFMGFFQYRELIQRGLVPMKDESCLTNGYLDTRIDWIPGMRDILLKDIPTFIRTTDPNDILLTFMDDEAQNSIKASALILHTFDELEPETLHAIKSIIPKVYTVGPLQMLCRQIVENQLNRVQSSLWIEEEGCLEWLDKQKTASIIYVNFGSLAVVTEEQLREFAWGLANSKYPFLWIVRPDVAMGHQAALSEDFMAEIEGRAMLASWCSQEQVLSHPSIGAFLTHCGWNSMMESICSGVPMICWPFFADQQTNCRYACKEWGIGMEIGSAVNREEIEVIMMEMMQGEKGGEMRKKAVEWKHSGESAAEVGGSSYTNLDKLIDQVLQRTDG from the exons ATGGATTCTTCAGCAGCGCACAAGCCTCATGCCATATGCATTCCGTACCCAGCACAAGGCCACATCAACGCCATGATACAACTATCCAAGCTCCTACATTCAAGAGGCTTCCATATCACCTTTGTCCACTCCCAGTTCATTCACAGCCATCTGTTGAGTTCCAAAGGCCTGGACACTCTCAACACCTCTCCCAGTTTCAGGTTCGAGACCATACCAGACGGTTTGCCGGCATCAGATGATAGGCATGACATATATGCCCTCACCGATTCACTCCGAAAGAAGTGTGTTGAGCCATTCCGTGAGCTTGTAACAGAACTCAATAGCTCCTTGGACACACCTCCTGTAACTTGCATTGTTGCGGATGGCACTATGACCTTCACCCTGCAGGTTGCTGAAGAGGTGGGTGTCCCTGAGGTTCTGTTCTGGCCTATGTCCGCCAGCGGTTTCATGGGTTTCTTTCAATACCGCGAGCTAATCCAAAGAGGTCTCGTGCCTATGAAAG ATGAGAGTTGCTTGACAAACGGATACCTTGATACCCGCATCGACTGGATACCCGGCATGAGAGATATCCTTCTCAAGGATATCCCTACCTTCATTAGAACGACGGACCCCAATGACATCCTGCTCACCTTCATGGACGATGAAGCTCAAAACAGTATCAAGGCTTCGGCACTTATCCTACATACCTTCGATGAATTGGAACCAGAGACTCTGCATGCCATTAAATCCATCATCCCCAAAGTCTATACTGTCGGCCCATTACAAATGCTTTGCCGCCAGATAGTTGAAAACCAGCTTAATCGGGTCCAATCCAGCCTGTGGATAGAAGAAGAAGGATGCTTGGAATGGTTGGATAAGCAAAAGACCGCTTCCATCATCTATGTGAATTTCGGGAGTTTAGCAGTCGTAACGGAGGAACAGTTGAGGGAGTTCGCATGGGGGCTCGCGAACAGCAAGTATCCCTTCTTATGGATCGTCCGTCCCGATGTTGCGATGGGCCACCAAGCAGCTTTGTCGGAAGACTTCATGGCGGAGATTGAAGGCAGGGCAATGCTGGCCAGCTGGTGCTCACAAGAACAAGTCCTGTCCCACCCGTCGATCGGAGCCTTCCTAACGCATTGCGGTTGGAATTCGATGATGGAGAGCATATGCAGCGGAGTGCCGATGATCTGCTGGCCCTTCTTCGCTGACCAACAAACGAACTGCCGCTATGCTTGCAAGGAATGGGGGATTGGGATGGAGATCGGTAGCGCCGTAAATAGAGAAGAAATCGAGGTTATTATGATGGAAATGATgcaaggagagaaaggaggggaAATGAGGAAAAAAGCCGTGGAGTGGAAACATAGTGGTGAAAGTGCTGCTGAGGTGGGAGGATCTTCTTACACTAACCTCGACAAACTGATAGACCAAGTGCTTCAACGGACCGACGGGTGA